From the Telopea speciosissima isolate NSW1024214 ecotype Mountain lineage chromosome 9, Tspe_v1, whole genome shotgun sequence genome, the window acctacatcgttaccaatcagtaatatgtcatctacgcataaaataagaaaacatactgccctcccactgatcttcttgtaaatgcatggttcatccatgttttgatcaaaaccaaaagatttgattgattgatcaaacctgatgttccagctcctggaagcctgcttcagcccataaatggacctctgcaagttgcacacctttctttcttcctccaaggaagagaacccctctggctgttccatgtagatttcctcttgaaggaacccatttagaaatgcagtctgcacatccgtcagtcagatctcataatcaaagtgtgcggcaatagccaataaaatcctgatggattttaTCATCggtactggtgaaaaggtttcctcatagtctataccctctttctaggtataaccctttgccaccagtctcgctttaaatctctcgacctttccatctgcgcccttcttcctcttgaagatccatttacgtCCAATCAGCTTgatgccaagtggtggatcgactagagtccagaccttgttggaatgcatcgaatcgatttcagagtgcattgcttccagccaccgagtggcatcaacatcctttagagcctcagagtatgtcatcggatcatcatccgattcaaccgataccatatagaactcttccactattttctcttcggttagaagagtaagcctggtgggtggtctaatagtcctcccactgcatcgaggttcttcaggtgttggtatttcagtgggtatgtcaattggtctcactttaggaagtgacgtttctgagccatctgatagctccttaatgactactggttcggatctctgggtcatcatttcttcctccagaaatatGACGTGTTtgcttacaatgaccttttggtcaaccgggtcatagaaataatagcctatcgtgcctttggggtagcctaagaaatagcatctcgaagtcctggattccaatttgctatctgttgctttcgcacatgtgctatgcaaccccataccctaaggtgttgaatactgggctttctccctttccacaactcaaacggtgtcttggctacagacttagatggaaccctattcaagatatatatcgtcgtctctaaagcgtatccctagaaagaaagaggaagttcactataagtgagcatcgtccggaccatatccaatagggtccgattgcgtcattcagatacaccattttgttgtggtgtgcctagattagttagctgactaactatcccttgggatgtgagatgatctttaaactcatccgatagatactcccctccacaatctgatcgtaaggacttgatgcgtttatcgagctgtctttcgacttCGGCttaaaattctttgaatttatcaaaggcttccaatttcctacgcatcaagtatatgtaaccatatcttgagtaatcatcggtgaacgtgataaagtactcatacccatatcttgcttgtatgtttatgggtccacacacgtcagtatgtatcaactctaacagatctgtggctctagcacctttattgctaaagggtttcttggtcattttgccctgaaggcatgactcacatgtggggaatggttccaccctcagactctctaagggtccatccctcactaatctactgattcggtccacattgatgtgacctaatcttagatgccacaggtatgttgagttcactggagctgctttccgtttcaaatcaacatttgaaacaacattcattctaacAGGAcattctagaaaatacaaaccactttgcatataaccggatgccacaaaggaattattaaaataaataattaacttAGTATTAAAGGAAAAGATATACCCGTctaaaacaagttttgaaactgaaataatcttcctcttaaaagagggtacataatagcaatcctttaaaactaaacaagcagaacaaaaattcaaaataaaagtttccaCAGTCATtaccatggtctcagctccagtgcccatccgaagacgcacctcatttcttttcaggttccttATCTCCTTAAACCCCtataaatcattgcaaatgtgaacagtggaaccactatccaccaagcAATAATTGATCggttcaaaagaaaaattagactcataaagaacgtgaacatcaaatgtaccttctttagcagcctttgTTTCATccagcttcttgtctttcacagtagccaggtaagcacaacagtttcttttccaatgaccctccttgcaatagaagcacttgcctttgcctttattgccagacttcccacccttggctttcagggtcttacccttacctccctttttcttcttcttcccatttgaagaaagttttgcctcagttgcattgacctcagctttgtccttttttaaggatgcttcagcctctaccagtgcattagcaagctcggtgagctccatctccttctcggacatcttgtaggacatcctaaaaggtgcgtaggcagaagtgagtgacgctaagatcacatcagtcttgtatcgtagGCTAAAattagtccccatggattccaatttttcaaacagattgatcattttcattatatgatccatcactggagtctcctgggacatcttggagttatgaatttgactcaccgcatcaaaatgtgcgtgtgtcaactgcctattgaacaattcagcaagcttatccattttacccccagcagtgcgtatatccttgaccgagtctacaactgacttttccaaagatcctaggatatagagtgatgccttggaatcccttataaggaactcctgcatctcttcatttgcctcaaaatcgttcaggtagggttgaggaggaacttgttcatctagaattgtgtacagtccttcagcagtcaggagcaacttaatgctccggtaccaatcgacatagtttgtaccattaagtttgtattcgttaatgagtgttaacaggttggaattaacagTAGCCATCGCATATTAATCTACACaagcacaagtaaataaccacatgccaattaatgaccattgaaaataataaattaagcacacatatcaatggtctttcatgatttgggtttccctcataacccaaaagatgaattgggtacctacaacccttgcttgcataacttaccctgtctggagtcattatacacaccatggtagtgtggactaagctgtccgcctcatgggcttccaatatttttggccacctgggtgccatGTCCAGATCATGTCGTCTAacacacacccaagtcatgtacttacctatcgcattagttagaatcatggaatcatgaaaaatggtccactgtcgtagtgccctctcactatccataccctaacatatctcgatagaggtaaatatagataaatgtgacagtggtcctggtaatgtcctgtcggcgtatgcgggacatatcacacaatctctacatttatcttcaataggaggccatggacatgtctaccgattaagactagtccatatcatacatgtattatgattaaagagggattaagcaactctcacatacatatcatggatggaataaaataacataattaatcaacattaattaaaagtgattatgggatggcggcatttttatcagaagcaattaaagaaccctcccaataaaaataaaaccaataactttgggtgcatttatcatgccatggatgccacgcctcgaccatctcctccgcccgatcacgtcttcaaagtaggtgacttgcatctccataagctttgagcgccacatgtggatcaccatctacatgccctgagagtcctaactcctctaaaattacaatggaaacctaggaaaaattctatatacttttctttccataataataaagaaaccccgcatggagaaacaaacccaccatttgggttgcccatggggaggagtacatttgtttataaaaaagaaagggagaaagagagaaagagagaaaagcatcacatccacccataaccccatgtatcacatacataaacaatccatccatttattagaatgtcattcccataatcacatcataatataatttcatgcatgggcattaaagcaagtgaaccaaaaattaaaacatggattccttcaattattgaaccaccacatcgcatgtgataacatgtatccaagcccataaaattaaaatcgcattttaattgcaagtggatcaagagggaatctcttcacccatcatcatcctccaaaaacaaaacaaaataataaaattttgttttgaaaaataattccttttttttttttttttaattaaactggagggaaaacaaggggggtgcatgcagcccacttgcgcaggctgcaggcactccctgcgcagcccgcaagcccaaggcccacggGCAGCAGCCCATGGCCAAGCCCGCAAGCCTGCTGCCCATAGGCTTGctgcccacggacagcagcctttAAGCTGCAGCCCGCAGGCTTGCTGCCCGCAAAGGGAATGCGCACATAGGCAGGCAATAGGGGGAGAGTGTGcgtagaggcttggcagcgtgcgctccccccccccccccacatataaacatgattaaaaaaaaaattaaattaataatcacTCTTTAATttgatacatgcttcaataattggaataaataaaacaaaccaaatccataatcacatgggtaggttgttacactaacaaccttgtaactacccatgtgcacatgggaaggttgttacaacaaccatattctaaccacccatgtgccaacttgcatcccactcatgataatcatattaaccattaattattcaatattcatgggtgggaaaggtggctctaaTACCACACTGTtagtcaaacaacggtccagggatcaaaccatggttccctggggagaccaagatatttatcctcagggttttgcatgccctgggttagcccatggtgtcccatgggtgccccatttaatttttagggcttcccatggtcgcccatgggaaccctggtgcatccctggtgcatccctgttagggtttctccttccctcatgagtcccataaaatttattatcacagtagggacgaagaaactcatccctagttcatcacatggcaagggggatccatccctaacttgAATGCGCAACGGAAAAGgtcaattcgagtttctttcgcatcccatgaacattaaataattaaaacaaaaagaaattattcAAGAACTGCTagcctggtgagcctcaagtgttgctcctccaatagatagtggttcttcctccaagaagcacttTGAgcagacagatctgaacctcaaCCGATGCttccaaggttctccaagccaatcccaaCGTATCTCGAACtggatctgggtttctaaaaccctagctctcaagaactagagagcaagaagaagaaacacaagagagagagaagggggagccaaaaacatggagagggGGTAGCTTTAAAAAACGTGGAAGCCTCCTCTCCCACATTTTGGTCtccttttaaataaaaaaatttttaaattaaatccTAATAGGATTTAATATAATCACagtgagagtctaactctctctctcctgatatatctctaactctctctctcctgatatATCTCTTGATTGGCTCTTTCTGTCTATCTCAAAGTCCTTTactaggtgaagaagcagaatctaattgGGAATGTgttaattagctactttatttaattattaatggataattataattagtaccaaaaatcattaattaaataaagagccaattaaattagcaaattctaaataactccctatatgataactatttatcatatacaaaccccccccccactaatcaacaccatcattatggaatctagggcatgtacacatgtattgccaaactccaatccatagtacatgtccatataagagcgtttgtgcatctgatcgggtcctgcaaaactcgataaaatactttgttcaaataattataaataatgtatcattttatgtaaaatagatttttgcaaaaccattttcaaaacggcactggatccagattctgatccgaccatgcacagacagtctctatcttggtgttccccaatcgggcagtggtgaccgtgttggataactccttcactcacaaagtgttcacgcattcccagaacaccagctttaactcgcttgagtctcagtcattgatgaaccaaagaatacgatcacactttgcagtgacaggatTCCCTCAggcacagggtgtcggtgacacatgtctatcccttcctacatctggcagtaatacatgaagGAATCGACAaggtagattcttcgccaatgaacacatcaaacatgtgagcactcgcattcgtaccttgacatcacatgtctaggtatacccaatgcgacgatcatttgataagggtgcccagcccaaaccctagtcgtgactaccattttaagtaaaacttagggacacataatgctcaaaaagtttatatcgcatgtgacaatatcaaactaaaatgtataaatgttcaatacaaaggtaaacCGAGTTGAACCGGATCAAATCGGGTTTGAtagacacacacttgtccaacaggcACTGCAAAGGTCATGTGGCATAGCagaccccacatggtgcacatggcctctgcaactgccgcacgatgcgttacagcaccATACTATAAcaggagaagataaaaattcggGTTCATGCCTTCTTTGCCAACGATAAAGTACTAGTGTTCCTCTTGAATATGGAACACCCAACATGCGAGAGAAAGGCAGAGACAGTTACTTCAAGGAACTTTTCATATTTGGGTCCGGTAGGATTTAACCCGAACCTCTTGTCACTCCATCGCATTACGGAAGGAACAACAAAATCTTAGATTTCGTCTTATGAAAGACAAGGTGGGTCAGTAACATGTAGGCTATGCTTAAACCATACCTTACTGTGGGCATATGAAGGCATCAAAGCACGGGAGTTAAAAGATAGGGATGTGATATAACACCACTTACTGCCACTCACTCCACCAGACATTCATAATCATGTTTCCCATACAGGGTGAGTGGAGGTGGGGTAAAGGGCCGACATCGTACACATGCACCCGTGGGAAAGTCTCATGTCACCCCAAAAGCAAATTGGGCCCACAGCATAGCCCTCCCCCTCATCCTCCTCCTACCAGGTCTCAACGCTAAACTCCAAAAAGTCAATCTGATTCTCTTTACTTAACCATTCTTGGATTGGGGAATTGAACTTATCTAATCCAGTGACTCTGATGATAATGCTTCCAGCCAAACTCcatgaaaagtgaaaaaataaTGGTCACTTTCCCAATTGCCTTGACTCCTTCATTTATCACATggattgaattttttatttcacagggaTAAAACGATAATTTCAGGTCTTCTTGTGTTATATAatatagcattttttttttttttttttttttttttttttttttaatctatctCGGAACTAAGACTCTAAGAGCATAAGAAAGGAGGGGAGTTCTTCCCCAAGTATGTTCACCTAGCACATACTCGTTAGGTGTCAACATCTGTATGAAGGATATATATTAAAGCATAACAAACAGGTGTTGGCACCTGACAGGTATGTGCAGAGGATCCGTCCTCTAAGCGCACCAAtgagaaacaacaaaaaagtTTCATTTCATGTGCTAAGTAAAGAGATAAGAGAAAGGATGCTAGTGTACTCTTTCCTTGGAGTTAAACTCCACCCACGGGGAGCTGATCACTTTTTTACAGTTTCCCCAAGGCTCAAACCATTTCCCATGTGTCTATAACTCTCCCCTTTACAACCCCCAAACCCCTTATGCAGGGAGAGTGGATTACACGGACCCAACAACCTATCTGGCATGAAGCACTTGATCATACTGTTTGTAGATATTTTataggggcaattactatcactaccctacacttagcctatatttgttaaaactatcctaccttaaatttcttttctgaaactaccctgcttttaaacttttacatctccttctacccttatgtttttaaatacccagatcatccttccttttcacctagtaacctacTAATCTGTTTAACCTACCCtaccttaaatttcttttctgaaactaccctacttttaaacttttacatctccttctacccttatgtttttaaatacccagatttcccttccttttcacctagtaatctgctaatctatttaaccagccattcttcttctattttttactatttgtgtcattaaaatagtaaaaaatgaaagcacccactcgcttcttctctctctcttttttattttatttgactttttttttcttcgatttttctatttaattatttttgtattcAACATCTCAGCCTCATTGTTCTTCTTCGAACAAATCGACCTAATCCTCACCGTGATCtagttcttctccttcgtctACATTATAGGTGCGTTCCCTTCTCTGAAACTAATCCATCTTTCATGGATTCTCAATTGAAATCGCCAAGAAGGCAGAGACAATCCAATGATTGATTTGTGTCGTTCTATCCCATGGCTGCGAGGTTGAGGAGAGATGAAGATGGTCATGTAGAGATCAATTGTAATGGAGAGGGAGGGCTGCCTTCTGCTTCTGCGAatatgaagagggagaagaagagtaacGACTAGAGAAACGCGTTgtaggttaataaaaaataaaaaacacggaaatataaattgaataaaaagaggaaaagagagaagaagtgggatGCTTCGAAGAGAATCAATTTGTTCcttggttttagtgcacggtatcggaacgggtatcgatAACCTGtaaaaccgatatgatatcggCTTAGATCGGCTGTATcgaacaaaattacccttgaatctccttaaaaaatgggttttctgaccattttaccccttgtccgtaccatgcTACCGATACAATATCGACACGGTATCCGTGACTAGTAAAACCGGtatacgatatcgatacttagaaccatgatctattcgaagaagaacgatgaggatgaaatgttgaataaaaaataaaaaatagaaaaattgaagaaaaaacaaaaaaaaaatgaatggagtaaaaaacgggagagagaTGAAGCGGGTGggttctttcattttttactattttaatgacaaaatagtaaaaattagaagaatggtaggtcaaatagattagcaagttattactaggtgaaaaggaagggcaatctaggtatttaaaaacatgagggtagaagaagatgtaaaagtttaaaagcagggtagtttcagaaaagaagtttaaagtagggtagttttaataaatataggctaagtgtagggtagtgatagtaattgcccctatTTTATATGACCCTCCATgttcaatatcaacaacaaacaaaaatataCAATTAAAAGAAATGCATGTTCATAAGGTGGTTGTAATGGTAAAACAATGGCAGTATCTCTCCATAATATCCATATACATGATTTAGCCTTGCTACAAAGCCTGCAATAGAATATAATAGATCAGTATCAACCAGATTTCCCCcagaaaataatacaaaaaaaaaaaaaaaaattatggagagaaattttaaaaagaaaataaaacgaGAGGAAAAATGGAAGCAATTGAGAGTTTACAGAGAGCTAGAAAGCAAGGAAGAACTGATTATCAGCCTTCAAACTTGGACTTATCCTTCTCGAGGCTTTCAAACAAACTGGTAAGAATTTTTatggccttaacttggccttgCAGAGCCAATATATAGAGAGCTGTCTCTTCAAAAAGCTTGTCAATCCCAAGTGACTCACCCCCAGGGATGATACTCTGCAACAACATGATTCTCTTCTGTATCCCAACCTTCTCTCCTTCGTCTTCACCACTAGCATTAGGGTTATTCGTCTGAAGCTTTGCCTTGGCGTTCCTTTGCTTCCTGCGGGGCCTTTTATTAATGGACTTTGAACGTCGTCTGTGGTGGAGGAGACCATTAGAAGACTGAAGGGCTTCATGACCCATCTCACATTCTTGGTgggttctcttcttttcagtaGTTGAGAATGTGGGTGAGATTTCATGATCTTGAGTGGTCTCCATGTTATGTattttggagaaaaagaaaagaagggagaggatTGAGGGagaaaaggagaggagaagaagagagcttCAACTTGGAGGAgtggagaaggagaggagaaagagtGGTTAAATTATTGTGGAGTTCTAGAAATGTCAATGCCAACGAAGCTGGGTCCACAAAGTTTTGGCTTCCCGATTACTGTTTTTGGATCAATGTGGACATGCATGATACTGTTGATCGAGTGTATTTTGGATTTCCTTGAACCATCTTGCCTCAGCTTTTTGGcttgggtttggtttgttttggcTTGGCTTGGTTTGCCTTGCCTTGGCATGGCTTGGCTTTTAATTTTATCACCTGAATAGAGAATTAATTTCACAAAATAAGCAAATGGTCTGCTGATAAGTCAAGGGGCTACAGCTACCTGAATGCCAATTAACAACAGTAAATGCGGGTTGCTAAACGAATAAGCAAAAgttgcaatttggatcctctacggccgGCAGCCGACCTGCCATTGTAtggcctcacacaggcagggcaTGGATCCCTCCCCAAGCAGGGTGCTCTGGCAGTGGatagggcggtcattttgcccctgccTGTGTATGGGCCGCACAATGGCCGTTCCTTTGCCTGGGCGTAGAGgatcaaaatcccaaaagttGAGGtgccaactttttttttatatttttttatgagtAATAGGATGGGACTTTATGATTTTATGTGATTATCCATTGTTTTTGAGAGGTGATAGTGAGTGTATATATAAGtgaaggaatccacatgttggaaactcaatcacctataaTACACATTCCAAGAATAAATGATTACAATATTGTATTATGCTATACATGGAAGATTGAGGGAGATATCATAGAAGATTGCATGGGATTCTAAGGGATTGCATGGGATTGTGAACTTGATACCCAAGCAACGTCAAGTATGGAAAGAAATCGGGTACGGTTGATATGGTCTGATACActccctcaagatgaagatggGAGTGggcgaatcttcagcttgtccctaaGAAAAGTGAATCTTGTCGTACCGAGACCCTTGGTCAAGATATCAGCAATCTGATCTTGTATAGAAATAAATCGGACCTGGAGATCACGTTTGGCAACCTTGTCACGAACGAAGTAAAAATCGATTTCCACGTGTTTGGTTCGAGCATGAAAAATCGGATTTGCCGAGAGATATGTGGCTCCGATGTTATCACACCACAAAACCGGGACTGAAGAGATAGTCAGACCAAGTTCACCAAAGAGGGACTGGAGCCAGGTGAGCTCAGCACAGGCATCAGCAAGGGCTTTGTACTCTGATTCAGTGGAGGACCCGGCCACGGTCTTCTGCTTTTTAGAACCCCAAGAGATCAAATTGGCCCCCATGTTGATGGCATAGCCACCGGTAGACTTAcggtcatcaccatcaccggCCCAATCAGTATCAAAAAAGGCCTGTAGATCCTATGAAGAAGATTTGGATATGTGCATCCTGTAACCCTTAGTATGTTTGAGGTAGTGTAGAATACGCTTGACCATGGTCCAATGGTCCTCAGTAGGACTATGCATATATTGGCAGGCACGATTTACAGAGAATGCAACGTCCGATCGAGTGAGAGTAATGTACTACAGTGCCCCTACTATTGACCTGAACTTGGTAGGATCAAAGAATTGAACACCCCTTGTAGCAGATGCTTTGAAGGTTGTGGCCATTGGGGTAAGGACCGGCTTGCAATCAGACATGCCAGCACGCTGCAGAAGATCACTTATATATCGGGACTAAGACAATGTGAGCCCATCAGGCTGATAAGAGGCCAAAATCCCTAAAAAGAAACTCAATCGGCCCAAATCCTTGATCGAGAATTCCGAAGCAAACTGCTGTAAGAAAGTATCAATATGCACCGACTGATTTCCAGTAACCAAAATGTCATCGACATACACTAAGACATAGGAGGTCGTGGGACCTTGTGTATAGATAAATAATGATGGGTCCGTCTGTGAAGACCTGAAACCAGATTGGATCAAGAATTGGGACAGCCGGCTGAACCAGGCCCAAGGGGCCTATTTGATGCCATATAATGACTTGTGTAGTCTGCATACATGAGTCGACCGATTGGCATCTTCAAACCCCTGAGGCTGAgtcatataaacttcctcattTAGAACACCATGTAGGAAGGCGTTTCGTATATCAAGTTGGCAAACACCCTATCCATTACAGACAGCCAAGGTCAGCACTATGCGTATAGTTGTAGGTTTGACAATAGGTTAaatgtctcatcatagtccAATCCTGGTTGTTGGTGaaaccccttggccacaagtctCACCTTGTACCTTTCAATGGACCCATCAGCTTTTCTCTTGATCTTGTATACCCACTTACAACCAACCAAATTTACATTAGTAGGGAGAGGCATCAAGGACCATGTCCCATTTTTAAGTAAAGCCGCAAATTCATCAGACATGGCCTGGCACCAATTAGAATCTTTTATAGCTTGAGTGTAACATGTTGGTTCAATGGGTGGGGAAGGTTCTGAGGTGAGTGGGGTAAAATGGGCATTGGGAGTTGTGGTGGGGTCGGCATACAGGTCACTTAGGAGA encodes:
- the LOC122640553 gene encoding transcription factor PAR2-like, whose product is METTQDHEISPTFSTTEKKRTHQECEMGHEALQSSNGLLHHRRRSKSINKRPRRKQRNAKAKLQTNNPNASGEDEGEKVGIQKRIMLLQSIIPGGESLGIDKLFEETALYILALQGQVKAIKILTSLFESLEKDKSKFEG